tcaatccattatctttagaaaaaaaaaatataaatcatacgTACCTATCAATTACTCAAGCCTCAAGGCCGAAAAAATTAAGGTACAacgtattttgataattttgaaacatacagtTGGATGGTGTTCATATGATGTTGGTGCAATATAGccatatatcatttaaaaatgccGCGGTAACTTGTGTTCTTATTAAACTTTAGGAAAGGCCTGAAAATTGCATGGACACAACCATCACCAGTGTTTAGACTTTATTAGTAACAgatttcaaggtcaaatcaacaggtcaaaggtcaaattttatgacgtcatctaggatttttatcaatttatacatgtacctccgTCAAATATACTAAAACCTTAACTAATCTAAAACAAatggttaaattttctttattttgatatatgtaAGAGTGTCATGACAATCATactattaaattttattcaaatttgaagtatacattttctttttagataaGTGCTGCGAATTTTCGTCAGTCTTAAAAGAGAATTCACAAGCGTAAGTTTTACATTATATCGCATCAGAAATTGTTCTAATTGGgttgaaaaatcaattatttttcaatattgaaaaaatagtgATACATTAAGTTAACTTGACTTCATGCAaggaatttcatcaaaatatctaGGGAAGAAATAATTATACCCGGCCTCGTTAACGACATAGCtgtgttaaaataaaaacaaaaacaaaaaactttttaaaaaaaaaaagcatactGATCGAGATACATAAAactatgaaaattatatttacagTTCCATCAATCTTAGTCACATTAGCTAGTTTTATGTTTGTCTATAATGACAACAGACACTTGTTTCTGTGATAAAAATGCCGACATCAATAATACGCTGTAgggtaaattaacttttattacagaaacaagTGTCCGCGTGCTGATGACAcgaaaaacttgaaatataaatatccaAGGTTTCTAACGAAGAAAATTATTCGAtgctttttcattattttaatatgCATAACCAggtacgtatatatatatatatatatatatatatatatatatatatatatatatatatatatatatatatatatatatatatatatatatatatatatatatatatataaggataTTGTACGTCCCTACGGTATAATGTTctgtatttttgaaaattaaaacttagGTATCACATTATATATATTGTTCATGTTCATTGTTATAgttcatgcatatatatactATAGAAGTCAATGTCACAGGGGCTTGGTTTttggatagtgaatttcctatataattatttgttcccgaagaaaaaatgattaaaattggtaatcttatgcgtatttctgtgtattgcaataaataaattcactgaaaccccccgtttcagtcatgttaaaaaagtgtattcaatgtacattaaaaaaaagtaatgtacattgaatacacttttttaacatgactgaaacggggggtttcagtgaatttttttattgcaatacacagaaatatgCATAAGATgaccaattttaatcatttttttcttcgggaacaaataataaGGAAATCCACTATTCAACAACTAAGCCCCTGTGGTCAATGTAACCTACGTAACTTTCCCTATCGGTATAGGCCTATAGGAGAGTACAATCTCTTGATATatagtttgaataaaaatatatggcACTGTCAAGCTATCGAAAGTAGCTTGATTAAGCTGGTTCGTCATACTATTTtaatgtgcatttttttttcagcatatGAAAGTAGATGTACGCAAAATACGAATAAGATTGGCATCGAATTAACATTATCCGCGGATTTGTGGTTTCTTTTCGTTTTGTGAAATTGCAAGTCCGTATTTTAGACAATCTCACTCCCAAGATGGCATACAAAGTTTTTCGTCGAACAAGAAAAGTTTCTTGCATGAATATTCTTTAACATGAAAGGTAACTCATTTTGGTTTTATTCGAATATTCATGACATAGTTTTAACTGTGCTTTAATGCACtgcattctttttttatatttgggGAAATCGCCGATCGCACATCAAAGTAAGCATGCTGAAAAAGTTTGTCGTGGTATTTCTTATTTTGTGCGTTATCGAGGATTCTGTAAGTCTGGTTATTATGCTTTTGAAAACAACGTTTGTTCGATTCGTTCCATGATAAACCGATGAACCATTCATTTGTCGAAGTAAGCAcatatttttgtgaatttgataCTTTGTACATTATTCTTGTACGCATAATTGCCACATAGCGATTtatgaacactataaaacaTATTGGAACATTGTTTCAAAactgtaaatatgtttgttaatgtgaCTTAAATTCTcataaatcatttgaaaatttaaaggatttttttttttggtgtgtgCTCTTAATTCATTATTTCTTTTGACTGTATTCAGCATCGACATTAGGTTAAACAGGTTGGGCACCAACCCTGTTCGGTGGTTTGAGTCCCATTAGGTGGTGTAATGCCTGATTGGTATACTTATTTTACCTACCAAATGGGACTCATTTTTTGTTCAACTCAAATTATGTTTTTCTGGGGGGGAAAGTGCATCAGGTTTACTTCCACAGCAAGTTCTTTGAATATTTGCTACACGATTAAACATTCGTATGAAAAATTCTATGCGTCAATTTTTCtgcacatgttttaaaaaaggccGAAATAAAATGCATCCAGAAGTTGTGTATAAACAAAGAGTTTTTGTCTTCAAAAAGATCAATTTAATTCAACATGGCCTCATTCCCTTAATTCTGTAATATTTTCGATTCCTATCATCTGAGCaagtgaaaaacaatgaaatcgGTGATCTCTCATTTcggcctttttttttttaacatggagACCTGAGCCATAGAACTGTTCATGTTCTAATGttgttcattttcaattttatttgttctttattaaaaaattctatacaaggcctaaaaaaaaagttgtgtgtttaagGTAACctgacctaacctacaaaaatgcctcaatactaccatttttagatgtctgttttaatccgattgtgaattttatcctatttctattaaaaaatctgtttttaaatatgacacaaacaaacattctcaggattcatgcagaaaaaatatgataaaattaaaaaaaatgcctacctacctaacctaattttttatgtgattcaaaattgttcgaagaaaaagaaacaaccaCTTTTAAGGAAGATTTAAAAGGATCatttagtaaatttttttttaaataaaattcaatttcagcATGACTTCACATTGGCTACCATACTGGAGATCAAAATTGCGAGATTCCTTCATTATCCTACCAATCTAATTTTATTGTATTGGGCACTAAAATGTAGATaagtagatacatgtaacaGCAATTTTTAGAGGAATATGCATTTGATTAAGCCTTCTTTTATTCATGATTGTAATGCATATATTGTAAAGATTTTCCCCATATATTTTTACGGTTCTTTGAAATTGTATGCTCAATGaagaaaattgtcaaatatgGCTGCCAAGTGAATTAACACAATgagaaaatattaacattttagtATAGAATGGGATGGGGTATTTTCCCACCAGAGGCATTTGCCTTGATACATTATGTTTAAGATTCAAATTTTGTTCTTAGAAATAAgctgcttttaaaaataaacctgAAGTTatagtaccgatcagacccaacaaGTATTGAACTAAGCTCATATGGcttgattttgttattttagatTAGATTAGTACTTTaacataatatatgatatttttttcatctcagaatcattattcataataacagaatatatatttacattattaaaaTGAGAGGCAATAATATGATGAGGGTTGACAAGCTCATTTGTCTTCTGTGCatctctgagagagagagagagagagaaagagagatttggaaatttaaaatatttattgaacatCATAGAATCTAGGAGACATAAAGATGTAccagtatttatatatatggtattttttttctctttcagaTTCATGCAAGGAACTTTTTGCTCTGAAAAAACACTTCTGAGTTCAGTTTCCGGTATTTTCCCTTTTTCGCAACATTAAATCAGACATCATGGCTGACGATGCAGGCCACAAAGCCATGTTGTACTTCCTGGAGATTCTGATGAACAGCCCCGCCCCCCTCACCATCAGTCAGCTGGCTGGGCGATTCGGAAGCAGAAACTTCACCTCAGAGATGAGGCAAGCTGCTGGGGGAAACGAAACTGGACTgaagaaatttcttcaaaaatatCCTTCTCTTTTCACAGTAAATGGAAACTTGGTAAAtgatcattttattttagttgAGAGAATTGTAACTATTTGTCATTGAGTGGAGAATTTTTAAAGTCTCCCAGAAAATCATTCACTTAGATGGAGCACACTATCAACTGTTTTACCAACAGTGATAGAATAATTGATCAGTTTATGGCTGTATCCTgctaacaatttaaattttgttgaaatctgGATCTCTTTTAGTTCTCtgaatttttatcttttactaTAATAGGTGTGCTTAAATGACGGAACAGCCTCACTTGGGAGTAACTTTCGTGAAAGCAGTCCTGCTTCGTCCACAGGTCTTCCAGAAGTTTCGGTGGAGACGGAGGCAGTCCAGTATTTCAGAGGTAAAATGATGAAGAAGGGCGAAAAGTGGATGCCGATCAACAGTCTGGCCGGGCACCTGTCCCAGGCTAGTGTTGAAATCCGGGAATGTGTCGGACCACAAAGTGAATTCAGAGATTGGCTCTTGAGACATCCTCTAATTTTCGAAATTGAGGGAGAGAATGTCAGCCTAAAAGATAACATCACATACAGTGCTATCAATCCAAATGCAGAAGCCATCGAAGACGTAGAATTGAAGTCTAGGTTTAACCAGGACAAAGAGCAGTTTGTTCCGCCTATCACCCCAAAGAGCAAACGCAGACCCAAATCTTTGGACATGCTGGAACCTAGGTCCCCTCTCATGTCCCCAAGGTCACCAATGGTCAACAAAAATCTCCCTACCCCCAGCCCCAACCCCAGGTCTGGACCAGCTACAATGACTGCTAATGAGTACAAGGCTGTGATGTTCATTAAAAGCATCATAGAGAAGAAGGGGGATATGAAGCTAGCTGCTCTTACCGGTCATTTTAGCCAGGCTCCAGAGAGTCTAAGGAACACCATTGGTTGGACTAAGAGTGATCTGAGTAAATTCCTTGCAGATCATGGTAACATCTTTACCATTACTGAAGATGAGGTGGTGTCTGTCATTAAGAATGCAAGGCTTAATGTTATAATTACAGGCAGCCGACCTCAAGTTAGCCCCAAGCCTGTCGTCACGGCCAGAAAGGGGCGAATATATCACATTGCCAAACTGTGGGGCATTATTGATCTTGGTCGTCATGAGCATGTCTTTATCGACAGAAATATATTTGGAAAGCACATTGACGACCTGAATAAGGTTTTGACTGTTGGAGAGATGGTTTGCTTTGATGCAATTCCTGCCCCCAAAGGCAGCAGAGCTAGATGGAGAGCCACGAAGGTTTGGAAGGAGAATGAGTCCATAGAGGATCTGATAGAGAAGGTTGCCACAAGGCTGCAGCTGCCTATAGATGGCATTCCTTACAAGGAGCCTCCTAGTCCTATAGCTAACATTGATGAAGAAATGCGTAGGATTATTCCAGAGTTAAATGATAGCAGTATTACAGCTGTGCCTATAAGTGTGGGCGGAATCAAATACGCCTTTGCTGATGCTGTTCCAAGTGGAACGGGGGTCGTTCCAGTTTGGAACTTCAAACATGCAGAGCTTGAAGGCATGAAAGATGTTGATGATTTAGATCTAAGTGATGAAAACGAATCTCCCAATCTGTCGATGGTGGCTGAGAGGTATTACATGAACAGATCTGTGCTGGGGGACAGCCCAAGGGAGGAAAAGTCCCTCACAAACGGCCACATCGACGAATCGGTGCTGGTATTAGCAAATGACGAAAAGCCACAAGAAGCCCCTGCCTCCCCCGTGAAGAAGACAGCTGAGGCAGGGTGTCAGACAATCGTCACCGGGGAAGTTCTTGCCACTCAGCTTTTTCATGAAGAGTTCTGATCACGTTTTGGTCTGTACAAGCACACGTAATGAGATTTGTACCTTCACGAGCACTGGTTTCTTAGCTGAAACGTGAATATTGAGGTTTTTGTGCAatggatatttattttatttgtttttaagccCTCTGTCTTATGTCTGGTGATTGTGCACCAAGGATCGCGACCAGAGTTTTGGAATGGTTTGCTTATggtttctatttattattatattttactatAAGAATTTTTACCTGTATGGTTTGTGCTAGTAGTGACGAGGAAGTTTTGTGCATCAGTGTTCATCCTTTACacttgttggttttttttttacctctggtaatttttttctattgcttccattaatttaaatgatgttttactttacatgcattgttgttataatattgataaaaccttaatcaattttggtaaattttcttttaagaaatTATGGAAGtatgaattttgataaaaaccAACTTAATTTGTCATATTGTTTTTTGTTGACATGGCCACAACGAAATTCCATGCCCaacatctgtaaaaaaaattgtaacaatttCAGTGAATTGGGAATGGTATGTGATTTTTGACTGCTAACTAAAGAGATGCTAATCCAATCTTGGAGGATGCAAACCCTCATTTGTTgtattttcaatcaattttgtGCTCGTTTCATGCCATTATTTGTGTGCTATTCTGAATGGACATTACCATTGAACTTTTGTGCCTTTGTCTCTGCATTCAAAGCATTTTAGTGACATGAGTATTGAAAATTAGTTTTTCTCATctatcaagatttttttgagGGCTAGTTAGCTAGACCAGTTCCAAACGTTTGCATGCTCTTTAGGATTGCAGGTGTCAAGATTTTGTGGATTTAACGTAGTGTTCGTATCATAAGGAAATTTGCCTTTTGGTTGTGATACACTTGTTCCAGTAAACTATTCagtttcatgtaaacaaagctgtgCATTGTTAGGTATTGTACATATGCTAGTTTGTTTTCAGTGCTTATGCAAATCAAACCCATTCTCCACAGACAAGGTGAGATAACTGCGGAATGAAATACAGGGTATGAATGTGGGGCAGTGTGTTCTGGTgcagtatatttatttttataaggaTAATcgatttatattaattaaaaacaccTCAATTAGTATGGCTGGAGCTTCATCCCTAGAGATTGACTTGTTGTAGAAGGCTGTCTTTTCAGAATCAGATATGCAATTTTACATTAGTGTCACATTGTGATCAAtgttttgtatcatttttttttaaacgtacACTTTTAGAAGTGTTACTCTTGAAAAGAGAGGTATATGgctgtatatttttaataataataattttttactgtatattcatcttttaattatttattgtaatGTTTACTTCTTTGATAAACATGTTTATCCACTTGCTTTGGAAGCAACGTTTTATTATATAGAGCTGATCATCACAAATTTCAAGTGAAGTAAgcaaatattttagaaatttactctggttttaaattaaaatgaatttttaaaatctcttCTTGTTTGTACATTACATTTTTCACTGCCTTGGGCTGTTTCATAAGGTGAGGAGtcagcttttttatttctatgttcaGACTTCTTAATAATTTTGTTCAGCATTCTAACCTTCAGCCTGTATGGTGAATTTTATTCATGTTGTCAGGTTTTGTAAAGAAATggttaaaattgaaataattttcttGATATGTTTTAACGATGAAGTGTGAGTGTGCAATTTCTAAACTTATTTACATGGTTCCTCGTCTTTTATGACTGccatatcaaattttttttcagtgtcaaaattaaataaatatttgtacagtGTATCATATGGTACTCTGTAAACGCAGGgaagatattaattttttaatcgcTGTCTCtcaaaaatcagaaaaaaatatgataacaaATTGCTAATACTTCATTCATAACAATAATGTAATTTCTCTACTCATCCAATTTTTTTGTAAGATTGGTTGGTTGTGCCTCAGAGACATTCAGTATTCATGATAGATGAGTTCAGGGGTTGGTAGACTCACACACTCAAATCTAGTCATCCCTGATGACCAAGGGGAATTTCGAAAGAAGACGAACCCTGTTTCGAGAAGCCTTCTAAATTGTCTTCTTTGAaaaccattcttttttttctggaaGGCTTATGtgatattaaaatttacagcaTAATCCATGCTTGACAATATTTCATGTtactttataatttgattttaagaaattgaaagatgatttattttgtaataaattaaattagaaaaataGAACAGATTAGTTGGtcagaattcaattttttagcCATATTGTATCGAAGTTAGATTTGTAAAAAAAGAATCGAATTTCATGACGATtgtcaatttcaatttaaattatgtAGAACTATTGGACATTATGTAATCAAGACCACTgcatattttgtaattatagtTAACTCATATATCTCTGTATCTCAGCTACCTCATATCTCGTAAATAAAAAACCTGGAAAAATATTGTATCACTACCAACCAAAGaaaatgtagtacatgtaattactttACTTATTCCTGTATAATCTGGGGTTTTGTAACAGttatattgattattatattgattatatagaaaaataagaaaacagtTTGACCAAAGAGAATTGGAAAATTGTCTGATATTTACCGtctgtttataaattatctcatttttctttctccattgtattttttttcaaaaaccacACTTTTGGTCCAAACCAACGTCTGATGTACATATGGTGTTAAATTGTATTTGCAAGcattgaataaaaatgacaaaacttGGAATTTATACACCGTGTTTgtctgtgggttttttttacaagcgGTACAATTTCCACTTCCGGTTATATTAATAAGACTTgagtgaccccccccccccccccccccaccaccgtACGATACCCTAGGATTAAGAGAGATTCAGTGAGAATTGATGGAATTTCATTTACTTCTTAATATAATAAGTTGGTGGAGAAATATGACTAAAATTTGTACCAAAACAGGACTTTGTACCATAGATATGAGTGGATCATTAGTTCACAGATTTGGCAGCTAGTTTGATTTTAACCATACACTGCTATATCATGCTGAAGATCGGTTAAAAgcagttttacaatttttaagaacatgattattcaaactaagacTTTTTTTTGTCAACCTTAGAGTGAACAACAATAGGTTTTCTGAAAACGTACAAGATTCAATTGCGTacattgtatcaaaatatatcaaatacatggagcaaataaaaagaaaaacacttAGCTTAAGATGAGCatctttttatgatttttcattaattttatttcactggacaaatagaaccattttaaaaagagtttGGACTTTAAGTATTGTTGTGTCAAACGCCATGTGACgaaggcctgtctatttcattataGGCCACTCAACCAGGATATGTCTGGATTTTGAgcgaagactacgcaatcggtgtagatttcacttgaaaccagcgtcattttaacttgttttgacgcaagaaatagatagttacatccttctgaaag
This genomic window from Crassostrea angulata isolate pt1a10 chromosome 8, ASM2561291v2, whole genome shotgun sequence contains:
- the LOC128159437 gene encoding uncharacterized protein LOC128159437 — protein: MADDAGHKAMLYFLEILMNSPAPLTISQLAGRFGSRNFTSEMRQAAGGNETGLKKFLQKYPSLFTVNGNLVCLNDGTASLGSNFRESSPASSTGLPEVSVETEAVQYFRGKMMKKGEKWMPINSLAGHLSQASVEIRECVGPQSEFRDWLLRHPLIFEIEGENVSLKDNITYSAINPNAEAIEDVELKSRFNQDKEQFVPPITPKSKRRPKSLDMLEPRSPLMSPRSPMVNKNLPTPSPNPRSGPATMTANEYKAVMFIKSIIEKKGDMKLAALTGHFSQAPESLRNTIGWTKSDLSKFLADHGNIFTITEDEVVSVIKNARLNVIITGSRPQVSPKPVVTARKGRIYHIAKLWGIIDLGRHEHVFIDRNIFGKHIDDLNKVLTVGEMVCFDAIPAPKGSRARWRATKVWKENESIEDLIEKVATRLQLPIDGIPYKEPPSPIANIDEEMRRIIPELNDSSITAVPISVGGIKYAFADAVPSGTGVVPVWNFKHAELEGMKDVDDLDLSDENESPNLSMVAERYYMNRSVLGDSPREEKSLTNGHIDESVLVLANDEKPQEAPASPVKKTAEAGCQTIVTGEVLATQLFHEEF